One Corynebacterium yudongzhengii DNA window includes the following coding sequences:
- a CDS encoding TIGR03089 family protein, producing MKLLEHLLSTDPAAPRLTVYNETTGARLDFSAQTLDNWASKIANMLVEELDLTPGQAIAVDLPASWQAAVTVLGALAARIEPQLIGAEHAGSVAACFTTLERHDAWAAKGVETVLVSKDPFGRGIEESGGELPDDSLDFGPIVRFYGDQYFGDAPRLDEAITPTTADRVLAQGWETYEQLTDAVLAPLAAGGSSVIVTGTASTERIAEIAENEKVTLQISPTKLL from the coding sequence ATGAAACTTCTTGAGCACCTCCTCTCCACCGACCCCGCCGCCCCGCGCCTGACGGTCTACAACGAGACCACCGGTGCCCGGCTCGATTTCTCCGCCCAGACGTTGGATAACTGGGCCTCGAAGATCGCCAACATGCTGGTCGAGGAACTCGACCTCACCCCAGGCCAGGCCATCGCCGTCGATCTGCCCGCCAGCTGGCAGGCGGCGGTGACAGTCTTAGGCGCCTTGGCCGCGCGCATCGAGCCGCAGCTGATTGGCGCCGAGCACGCCGGCAGCGTCGCCGCCTGCTTCACCACGCTCGAGCGCCACGACGCCTGGGCGGCCAAGGGTGTTGAGACGGTGCTGGTCTCTAAGGACCCTTTCGGGCGCGGCATCGAGGAATCCGGCGGCGAGCTTCCCGACGACTCCCTCGACTTCGGCCCCATCGTCCGCTTCTACGGCGACCAGTACTTCGGTGACGCCCCGCGTCTCGACGAAGCCATCACCCCCACCACCGCCGACCGCGTCCTCGCGCAGGGCTGGGAGACCTACGAGCAGCTCACCGATGCGGTGCTCGCACCACTAGCCGCGGGCGGATCGAGTGTCATCGTCACTGGCACAGCCAGCACCGAGCGGATCGCGGAGATCGCAGAGAACGAGAAAGTCACGTTGCAGATTTCTCCAACCAAACTACTCTGA
- a CDS encoding LCP family protein, whose protein sequence is MTDRQRPIREIQPAPTTSTSLQQAGPLPVKVIVVMASVIALVVSGMGYFTIGQLGNDVASAQNLALGGEGEATADGAVDILLVGTDSRTDAQGEPLPDEQLERLNAGFDHGEQNTDTMMVIRVPADGSEATAVSIPRDTYIHDEEFGNMKINAVFAAHRDQRRAELEASGEALSEQEIEQQATEAGRAGLIAAIRDLTGVDIDHYAEVGLHGFVHLTNAVGGVEVCLRNPVNDPYSGADFPAGRQTLDGYEALAFVRQRHDLPRGDFDRIVRQQAYMASLVNKVLSTGTLTNPGKLSDMADAVERSVVLDEDWDIMSFANQLADLAAGNVTFTTIPVTSVDGTGDYGESIVTVDQSEVNEFFEDLVVTEEERAQAEAEAGAEAEAAPELNPALESVEVHVLNAGGIAGLANNIGDWLEGAGLKIAETTNAQDGIYFESQIVAANPDSEAAQSLSEMLGGLPITPNETLDENTLVVVGHSEYSGPTAEPIGSGEYASEDTGEEDADETDEVGTPGADYGQAEDNPELDAGGDGPRCVN, encoded by the coding sequence GTGACCGACCGCCAGCGCCCGATTCGTGAGATTCAGCCCGCCCCGACGACGTCGACGTCTCTGCAGCAAGCGGGCCCTTTGCCCGTGAAGGTGATCGTGGTGATGGCGTCGGTCATCGCGCTGGTGGTCTCCGGTATGGGGTATTTCACCATCGGTCAGCTGGGCAACGATGTCGCCTCGGCACAGAACCTGGCTCTGGGCGGCGAGGGTGAGGCGACAGCGGATGGTGCCGTCGATATCTTGCTGGTGGGTACTGACTCGCGTACCGACGCCCAAGGCGAACCCCTCCCCGACGAACAGCTCGAGCGTTTGAACGCCGGATTCGATCACGGCGAGCAGAACACGGACACCATGATGGTTATCCGCGTGCCGGCCGATGGCTCGGAGGCGACCGCCGTGTCCATCCCACGCGATACCTATATTCATGACGAAGAATTCGGGAACATGAAGATCAACGCGGTCTTCGCTGCGCACCGGGATCAGCGCCGCGCGGAGCTGGAGGCTTCCGGCGAGGCGCTCAGCGAGCAGGAGATCGAGCAGCAGGCCACCGAGGCCGGCCGCGCGGGGTTGATCGCGGCGATTCGGGATCTCACGGGCGTGGATATTGATCACTACGCAGAAGTCGGCCTGCACGGCTTCGTGCATCTGACCAACGCCGTCGGCGGCGTGGAGGTGTGCCTGCGCAACCCGGTCAACGACCCGTACTCGGGTGCCGATTTCCCCGCCGGCCGCCAGACCCTCGACGGCTATGAGGCGCTCGCGTTCGTCCGCCAGCGCCACGATCTGCCGCGCGGCGATTTCGATCGCATCGTACGCCAGCAGGCGTATATGGCGTCGCTGGTGAATAAGGTCTTGTCCACCGGCACCCTGACCAACCCGGGCAAGCTCTCCGATATGGCGGATGCGGTGGAGCGCTCCGTCGTGCTCGATGAGGACTGGGACATCATGTCTTTCGCGAACCAGCTGGCGGATCTCGCGGCGGGCAACGTCACCTTCACGACGATCCCCGTCACCTCCGTCGACGGCACCGGCGATTATGGCGAGTCGATCGTCACCGTCGATCAGAGCGAGGTCAACGAGTTCTTCGAAGATTTGGTTGTCACCGAAGAAGAGCGCGCACAAGCCGAGGCCGAGGCGGGCGCCGAGGCCGAAGCGGCCCCGGAGCTCAACCCGGCGCTCGAAAGCGTAGAGGTGCACGTGCTTAACGCCGGCGGGATTGCCGGGCTGGCCAACAACATTGGCGACTGGCTGGAGGGCGCCGGTCTTAAGATCGCAGAGACGACCAACGCGCAGGACGGCATCTATTTCGAAAGCCAGATCGTGGCCGCCAACCCCGACAGCGAGGCCGCCCAGTCCCTTTCCGAGATGCTCGGCGGCCTGCCGATCACCCCGAACGAGACTCTCGATGAGAACACGCTCGTCGTCGTTGGCCACAGCGAGTACTCCGGCCCGACGGCCGAGCCCATCGGCAGCGGCGAGTACGCCTCCGAGGACACCGGCGAGGAGGACGCGGACGAGACCGACGAGGTGGGCACCCCGGGTGCCGATTACGGCCAGGCCGAAGACAACCCCGAGCTCGATGCCGGCGGCGACGGCCCGCGCTGCGTGAACTAA